The following coding sequences lie in one Cygnus olor isolate bCygOlo1 chromosome 8, bCygOlo1.pri.v2, whole genome shotgun sequence genomic window:
- the CRIP1 gene encoding cysteine-rich protein 1 gives MPKCPRCQKEVYFAEKVTSLGKDWHRPCLRCEKCNKTLTSGGHAEHDGKPYCNHPCYAALFGPKGFGRGGAESHTFK, from the exons ATGCCCAAGTGCCCCCGCTGCCAGAAGGAGGTCTACTTCG CCGAGAAGGTGACTTCTCTGGGGAAGGACTGGCACCGGCCCTGCTTGAGATGCGAGAAGTGTAACAAGACCCTGACGTCTGGAGGCCATGCAGAG CACGACGGCAAGCCGTACTGCAACCACCCCTGCTATGCCGCCTTGTTCGGACCCAAAG GGTTCGGCCGGGGGGGAGCCGAGAGCCACACGTTCAAGTAA